Below is a window of Naumovozyma castellii chromosome 9, complete genome DNA.
CAAACCGTTTGTATTTTGAGAAAAGTTGCTGTTCTAGACTCCCCTTGGAGCCATCATTCCTCTCGTATATCCACTCCGTCTCCTTAATATTAGTGGAAAAGTACCAACTGTTGCTTCCCACGTTGTTTCACTCCGAGCGGTTCGGATCTTTGTCCTCCGTCGAGCTTACGTATTCTCTTCGCACTCTTTGAGGGGCTTCGGAGGATGTTTTTCCGAGCAACTTCTTCCCACAGAACACACCGCGCAAGTCAAAATTCCGTAAAAAGCAATTCAATAACAAATAACTTTTCACTTTAGTTCTTGCCAGCAAATCTCATCAGCCCTTTACAAAGTTAGTAGTATCAATGAAGTTGCTTACTCCTCCTTCTGGCTGCCTTGAGGATCTCTGCCGGCTTACAGTAATCCGTTGCTTCAAACTCCTTTTCCGAATATTCAACTAACAACATGGAGCAGGAAGCAAACCCCACGAACTCCACATTATTTTCAGCTATTTCATTCTGGGGATGGCAGTTGGATGCTTGTTGGAGTATATAAGTACCAAAGAAACGGTTCAATTTAGAAGTTATAATTATGTTCTTCCTTCTTATCCTATTTCAATTATAAGAAAAAACCATCAAGGAAACATTGATTAATAACCAATATATCCTTTCCcttcatcaattaataatacaattATGAATACAGACAACTCTGTTGCTGACCCAAACGTCGCAACTGAACACATCAACGATGAACCTTTGAACGATTCCGCTTCTGGTTCCCATTCCGTCTTGGAAGCTCAATCCAAcaaggatgatgatgaagaaattaagaaCTACGGTGAAGATGGAGAAATTGCTCCAGCTGAAATGCCAAAGAAGCCAGCTTCTGCTTACGTTACAGTCTCCATTTTATGTTTAATGATCGCCTTCGGTGGTTACGTTTACGGTTGGGATACTGGTACCATTTCTGGTTTCGTTGCCCAAACTGATTATGTGAGAAGATATGgtcaaaagaaaaaggatGGTACTTACTACTTATCCAAGGTTAGAACTGGTTTGTTACTTGCTATTTTCAACATTGGTTGTGCTATCGGTGGTTTATTATGGTCCAGACTTGGTGATATGTGGGGTCGTAGAAAGGCTTTAGTTTTCGTCACCACTGTTTACATGATTGGTTTGATTATTTCCATTGCCGCCGTTAAGCACTGGtatcaatatttcattggTAGAATTATCTCCGGTCTAGGTGTCGGTGGTATTGCTGTCTACTCTCCATTATTGATTTCTGAAGTTGCTCCAAAGCATGTTAGAGGTACTTTAGTCTCCTGTTACCAATTGATGATTACCTTGGGTATTTTCTTAGGTTACTGTACTAATTTCGGTACCAGAAACTACTCCAACTCTGTTCAATGGAGAGTTCCATTAGGTCTAGGTTTCGCTTGGGCTTTGTTTATGATTGCTGCTATGTTCTTCGTCCCAGAATCTCCACGTTACTTAATCGAAGTTGGTCAAATGGAAGAAGCTAAGCGTTCTGTTGCTCAATCTAACAGATTGACTGTTGATGACCCATCTGTTATTGCTGAAGTTGAATTCTTAACTGCAGGTGTTGAAGCTGAAAGAGAAGCTGGTTCCGCCTCATGGATGGAATTATTCCAAACTAAGGGTAAGATTTTACACAGAGTTATCATGGGTATTATGATTCAAACATTGCAACAATTGACTGGTGCAaactatttcttcttttacGGTACTTTAATTTTCGCTTCCATTGGTATGAATGATGGTTTCAAGGCTTCCGTTGTCATTGGTATTGTCAATTTTGCTTCCACTTTCCCAGCTATTTACATTGTCGATAGATTTGGCCGTCGTACctgtttattatttggtgCCGCTGGTATGATTTGTTGTATGGTTGTCTTTGCTTCTGTTGGTGTCACAAGATTACATCCAGATGGTGATCAAAATGGTGTAGCTTCAAAAGGTGCTGGTAACTGTATGATTTGTTTCACctgtttcttcattttctgtttCGCTAATACCTGGGCTCCATGTGCCTACGTTATTGTCTCTGAATCTTTCCCATTGAGAATTAAGGCTAAGGGAATGGCTCTTGCTACTGCTGCTAACTGGATGTGGAATTTCTTATTAGGTTTCTTCACTCCATTTATTACTGGTGCTATTAACTTTTACTATGGTTACGTCTTCATGGGTTGTTTGTGTTTCTCCTGGTGTTacgttttcttcttcattccAGAAACCAAGGGTTTAAGTTTGGAAGAAGTCAACACCATGTGGGAAGAAGGTGTTTTACCATGGAAGTCTTCAGAATGGGTTCCTCCATCTAGAAGAGGTGCTGATTATGATGCTGCTGCCATGGCTACTGATGATAAGCCATTATTCAAGAGAATGTTAGGTAAATAAACAACTTTCCTTTCCTAACTTTACTAACttttaatgatttcaaGTTTATTTTTCTCAATTAATGCTATTAAACTTTTTAATATggtatatttttattatatacTTTTTCATACATATGAATAGATATATTTCTatgttcaatattttccttttctttataaAGTTAATTATATAAACGTAAGATTAAATTAGTTGTTACTTAACCTAACCTAAGCTGAAAGAACGATGAAAAACTTATAATTTTTGCTTCAAAATATATGATGTGTCCCTTCTCTCATATTCTTGATCGTCTCATAATATGGGATAGCTATTATGGAGTCAAATTTTAATCCGTTAGataaaattcttcatctttgtGTTTGTTAAAGAATAGTGGCAAACCTTGAGTGTAGTTAACTGAATAATGTATAgttgaaataatattaataaattaaaatgCTAGGTATTAAATAATGCAGgtgttatatatatatgctatgaaagtgaaaaaaatcTATGAAAATGCTTGTTCTGCAGAAAGTCACACGAAGAAACTAATGAGAAgaatggaaaatgaaagtaATGATTTTCCATCCAAAGAAAGTACGTTAGCACCATTATAATGCTTAATTTGGGATGTTGAAGTTATTGACTTGTCAGATGTTGTAGTGAATGTAGGTAAATTTGAAGTAAGAGTTGTAGCCCTAGAATTCTTGGAAGgtgatgattttgaaagagTAGTCGTCACTGGTCTAATTGACTCAACTGATGTTTCTAGGACCGTGAATGTCGTTTTCATTGTAGTCGTTAAACTTATGGAGGATTTTGGCTTTACTGCCACCGCACTTGGAGTAGAAGATGGTCTTACAAACATCATTGCGGCTAGAGAAACTTTACGCCTTGGGCTCGTTGATTGAGTTGGCTTCAAAAGAGTAATCGATTTCAATATGTCGGTTGTTTCGGTTGCACTTACCAAAGAGTCTGTATCGACAAAACTTATTggtttcaaagaagaaccGGGATAAATTGATGAAGTGCAATTAATTACCGAAGATGATACAGATTCAGTTGAGGTAGTGTAATGAGTAGATTTCTTACTGTCAGAGATTGAAGTAGTTAAGTCTGTTTGAGAAGTGTAATGAGCCTTAATCGAGCTTGGATAAGTCGAATTGGATACAGAAGATAAAATAGTTGTAGAAGAATTAGTATATCTCGTCTGAATCGTAGAATTTGGACTAAAACTTGTGGTATTCCAATAGACCCTATGAGCTGAGTCGATAGAGTTAGATTCAGTTGAAGTTAACCTAGTTGAAGTTAACCTAGTTGAAGTTAGATATGGAGAATCACCCGTAACGCAGTTAATACATGATGAGGACACAGATGAACTTGGGTGACCTGAGTTAGTGGATGATGTAAGAACCAAAGGTGGTAGGTAATTGGAAGTAGTTGATGGTCTCGATACTGCCTTTGAAATGGAAGGAGAAGCACTTGATCCAGGATAGGAAGTAGTAGATTGTTTTGATACTGCCTTTGAAATGGAAGGAGAAGCACTTGATCTAGGGTGGGAAGTAGTAGATTGTTTTGATACTGCCTTTGAAATGGAAGGAGAAGCACTTGATTTAGGGTGGGAAGTAGTAGATTGTTTTGATACTGCCTTTGAAATAGAAGAAGCCGACGATGGGGTCGAAGTTATATCGACCGAAGCGTGCAAAGATGGTGTTGAACTAAACTCAGAGTTTGAATTGACGGAGTTTGATGTTAAAGTAGTTGTGACAGCTGATGGTGTTGTTTCCACAAAACTAGTTGAAGTAGTTTCCACTGGTGTAATAGGTGGAAGACGTCTTCTTCTATCAAAAGTAGATAAATTGATCGAGGAAACTGGATACTGTGGAGTATGAGACTGCGAATTTGAGACAACTGAAACGACTGGAGTTGTTTGAGATAATGTGGTTCTCCAGGCGCTTGTACTAGAAAAGGTAGAATTATGGTAACGTGCCGATGTTGGATGAAACAAAGTTGATGATATAATTGAACTGCTTGGTTCTGCAGATGTATTTACGACCAAAGATGAAGTTTCATCTATACTTGACGTGAAAGTTCTCGAAGAAGTCTGTAAGCTTGAAGTAGAAGCAAAACTAGTACTAGATTCAAAACTAACTGTATCTAAAGAGCCAGATGTTGGAGAACTTAAGACAGAAGCAGGTCTAGAAGTAGAGATGGAAACCAACGTATCGGTGAAACCAGAAATGGTTGAGTTAATAAACGTCGATGCTGAATAGGAGTGAATAGTAGAAGAAGACATAGAGTTAGAGAAACTTGAATCCGAAAATCCTGAGACTGAATAACTCAAAGTAAAAACTTGAGGTAGAAGTTGACACACTAGAAGTTGGGTAACTAGCAGTAGATGAAGTTAAGTTCATGGAACTAGAGGTTGGATAACTAGCAGTGGATGAAGTCAAGTTCATGGAACTAGAAGCTGGATAACTTGAAGTAGAAGAAGTTGGGTAACTAGCAATAGATGAAGTTGAGTTCATGGAACTAGAAGCTGGATAACTTGAAGTAGAAGAAGTTGAGTTCATGAAACTGGAAGTTGGGTAACTAGCAATAGATGAAGTTAAGTTCATGGAACTAAGAGGTTGGATAACTAGCAGTGGATGAAGTTAAGTTCATGGAACTAGAAGTTGGGTAACTTGAAGTAGAAAAAGTCAAGTTCATGGAACTAGAAGTTGGATAGCTTGAAGTGGTAACAATTGTATTCAAATAGACAGAAGCTGGAGAACTTGAAGTAGAAGAAGTTGGGTAACTAGCAATAGATGAAGTTGAGTTCATGAAACTGGAAGTTGGGTAACTAGCAATAGATGAAGTTGAGTTCATGGAACTAGAAGTTGGGTAACTAGC
It encodes the following:
- the NCAS0I03170 gene encoding uncharacterized protein, with amino-acid sequence MSSSTIHSYSASTFINSTISGFTDTLVSISTSRPASVLSSPTSGSLDTVSFESSTSFASTSSLQTSSRTFTSSIDETSSLVVNTSAEPSSSIISSTLFHPTSARYHNSTFSSTSAWRTTLSQTTPVVSVVSNSQSHTPQYPVSSINLSTFDRRRRLPPITPVETTSTSFVETTPSAVTTTLTSNSVNSNSEFSSTPSLHASVDITSTPSSASSISKAVSKQSTTSHPKSSASPSISKAVSKQSTTSHPRSSASPSISKAVSKQSTTSYPGSSASPSISKAVSRPSTTSNYLPPLVLTSSTNSGHPSSSVSSSCINCVTGDSPYLTSTRLTSTRLTSTESNSIDSAHRVYWNTTSFSPNSTIQTRYTNSSTTILSSVSNSTYPSSIKAHYTSQTDLTTSISDSKKSTHYTTSTESVSSSVINCTSSIYPGSSLKPISFVDTDSLVSATETTDILKSITLLKPTQSTSPRRKVSLAAMMFVRPSSTPSAVAVKPKSSISLTTTMKTTFTVLETSVESIRPVTTTLSKSSPSKNSRATTLTSNLPTFTTTSDKSITSTSQIKHYNGANVLSLDGKSLLSFSILLISFFV
- the NCAS0I03160 gene encoding sugar porter family MFS transporter yields the protein MNTDNSVADPNVATEHINDEPLNDSASGSHSVLEAQSNKDDDEEIKNYGEDGEIAPAEMPKKPASAYVTVSILCLMIAFGGYVYGWDTGTISGFVAQTDYVRRYGQKKKDGTYYLSKVRTGLLLAIFNIGCAIGGLLWSRLGDMWGRRKALVFVTTVYMIGLIISIAAVKHWYQYFIGRIISGLGVGGIAVYSPLLISEVAPKHVRGTLVSCYQLMITLGIFLGYCTNFGTRNYSNSVQWRVPLGLGFAWALFMIAAMFFVPESPRYLIEVGQMEEAKRSVAQSNRLTVDDPSVIAEVEFLTAGVEAEREAGSASWMELFQTKGKILHRVIMGIMIQTLQQLTGANYFFFYGTLIFASIGMNDGFKASVVIGIVNFASTFPAIYIVDRFGRRTCLLFGAAGMICCMVVFASVGVTRLHPDGDQNGVASKGAGNCMICFTCFFIFCFANTWAPCAYVIVSESFPLRIKAKGMALATAANWMWNFLLGFFTPFITGAINFYYGYVFMGCLCFSWCYVFFFIPETKGLSLEEVNTMWEEGVLPWKSSEWVPPSRRGADYDAAAMATDDKPLFKRMLGK